In one Brienomyrus brachyistius isolate T26 chromosome 7, BBRACH_0.4, whole genome shotgun sequence genomic region, the following are encoded:
- the trim32 gene encoding E3 ubiquitin-protein ligase TRIM32, translating to MATAATLDPDFVREVLECPICLETYNQEQLRPKLLQCGHTVCRQCLEKLLASTINGVRCPFCSKVSRMSSISQLADNLTVLKIIDCAGSGVAAAANLMCKSCRGRLPRRYCRECGLVLCEACAGDGHRNQGHDVQAIRLAAEQRRRDLGGKLAALREAMGDIQRKKAAIDSVSKSLRLKYKAVQQEYARAELRLQEELGRSRRAFSASMAEVEKLNAQILEEQTYLLNIAEVQVVSRCDYLTMRIKQADIALLEDAGSNDEEELELKGQLPTVLKLQDPELVKVEYPKALEVGQLTTKACTVNTDEEDGQELAAAASAAAPVDLYRDIDMIAAVEDSVCSSPGSFKSKSVDGGGASARTTVSGSSSGPQLCQFVKKMGCKGNLPGMFNLPVSICVTPQGEVLVADRGNYRIQIFNRKGFQREIRRNPSSIDNFVLSFLGADLPNLIPLSIAITPQGLIGVTDNYDNSVKVYTADGHCVACHKNQLIKPWGIAAMPSGQFVVSDVEGGKLWCLAVDRNMGVVNYNRLCSAVRPKFVTCDPSGTVYFTQGLGLNIENRQNEHHLEGGFSIGSVGTDGQLGKQLSHFFSETEDFRCITGMCVDANGDLLVTDSGRKEILQFPKEGGFNILIQEGLTCPVGVAVTQKGQLLVLDCWDHCVKVYTYLQRRRSSTC from the coding sequence ATGGCCACGGCAGCGACCCTGGACCCGGATTTCGTGAGAGAGGTGCTGGAGTGTCCCATCTGCCTGGAGACGTACAACCAGGAGCAGCTGCGGCCGAAGCTACTGCAGTGCGGCCACACGGTGTGCCGGCAGTGCCTGGAGAAGCTGCTGGCCAGTACCATCAATGGTGTGCGCTGCCCCTTCTGCAGCAAGGTGTCCCGCATGAGCAGCATCTCACAGCTGGCCGACAACCTCACTGTGCTCAAGATCATCGACTGTGCCGGCTCTGGCGTGGCAGCGGCCGCGAACCTCATGTGCAAGTCCTGCCGGGGCCGCCTGCCCAGACGGTACTGCCGCGAGTGCGGCCTGGTGCTGTGCGAGGCCTGTGCCGGTGACGGCCACCGCAACCAGGGCCATGATGTGCAGGCCATCAGGCTTGCAGCTGAGCAACGGCGCCGGGATCTGGGTGGCAAGCTAGCCGCGCTGCGCGAGGCCATGGGGGACATTCAGCGGAAGAAGGCAGCCATCGACAGCGTGTCCAAGTCACTGCGGCTGAAGTACAAGGCCGTCCAGCAGGAATATGCCCGGGCGGAGCTGCGGCTGCAGGAGGAGTTGGGCCGCTCACGCCGGGCCTTCTCCGCCTCCATGGCAGAGGTAGAGAAGCTCAACGCGCAGATCCTGGAGGAGCAGACCTACCTGCTCAATATCGCAGAGGTGCAGGTGGTCTCTCGCTGCGACTACCTGACCATGCGCATCAAGCAGGCGGACATCGCCCTGCTGGAGGACGCCGGTAGCAACGACGAGGAGGAGCTGGAGCTCAAGGGCCAGCTGCCCACCGTCCTCAAGCTCCAGGACCCGGAGCTCGTCAAGGTCGAGTACCCCAAGGCCCTCGAAGTGGGACAGCTGACCACCAAAGCGTGCACGGTTAACACGGACGAGGAGGACGGGCAGGAGCTGGCTGCCGCTGCCTCCGCTGCTGCCCCCGTGGACCTGTACCGTGACATCGACATGATCGCCGCCGTGGAGGACAGCGTGTGCTCTTCACCCGGCAGCTTCAAGTCCAAGTCCGTGGACGGAGGTGGGGCCTCCGCAAGGACAACAGTCTCTGGTTCCAGTTCTGGGCCGCAGCTTTGCCAGTTCGTGAAGAAGATGGGCTGTAAGGGAAACCTGCCGGGCATGTTCAACCTGCCTGTGAGCATCTGCGTCACGCCGCAGGGCGAGGTACTTGTAGCTGACCGTGGCAACTACCGCATCCAGATCTTCAACCGCAAGGGCTTCCAGAGGGAGATTCGTCGCAACCCTAGCAGCATCGACAACTTTGTGTTGAGCTTCTTGGGTGCCGATCTGCCCAACCTGATCCCGCTCTCCATTGCCATCACACCGCAGGGCCTCATCGGGGTCACGGACAACTATGACAACTCCGTCAAGGTGTACACTGCCGACGGCCACTGCGTTGCCTGCCACAAGAACCAGCTCATCAAGCCTTGGGGCATCGCCGCCATGCCCTCTGGGCAGTTTGTTGTCTCTGATGTGGAGGGGGGCAAGCTTTGGTGCTTGGCAGTGGACCGCAACATGGGCGTAGTGAACTACAACCGCCTGTGCTCCGCGGTGCGGCCCAAGTTTGTGACCTGCGATCCATCCGGCACGGTATACTTCACCCAGGGCTTGGGGCTCAATATCGAGAACCGGCAGAACGAGCACCATCTGGAGGGGGGTTTCTCCATCGGCTCGGTGGGCACCGATGGCCAGCTAGGCAAGCAGCTCAGCCACTTTTTCTCAGAGACTGAAGACTTCCGCTGCATCACCGGGATGTGCGTGGACGCCAATGGCGACCTGCTGGTGACCGACAGTGGCCGCAAGGAGATACTGCAGTTTCCCAAGGAGGGAGGTTTCAATATCCTCATCCAGGAGGGCCTGACCTGTCCTGTGGGAGTGGCAGTCACTCAGAAGGGGCAGCTGCTGGTTCTGGACTGCTGGGACCACTGTGTGAAGGTGTACACCTACCTGCAGAGGCGGCGCTCATCTACGTGCTAG